From Trichoderma atroviride chromosome 1, complete sequence, one genomic window encodes:
- a CDS encoding uncharacterized protein (EggNog:ENOG41): MMSSATWNTQDQAMAAASEDDFQQFLDISGMANMGDGMQFDFQGFQDDGSHSIMAQPRQTADALMSDTDPSSMIARSDGLLQNHTPAMAPLPSHMMPASASHEAISNIDAQIQYLQQQKFQQQQRQLQEQQATFFVNQGHSVPPTPQSLEMTPGSGQFYSQAEQMPSRGAYDRGYHQRLAEQDMAFTPLVSPAVTPLDPHFNMDGAFTVPGAYFSPLTSPALHAQNDSSSNYDHNTHSNNSPIDMDLEPLIVPAVNLDLSKKTRKTQATKARSKPGVKSSPISKPLRRKTGPSPAMVSQVLSEVEERNLQIEHGLLPLPAASTDGSDENASVSPENLSEMPPPPIPARRSMSKSPYIRPQTNMQPNHATALLEEQHLPHPATPASLMKLPASKTKKLTTSHQEPQLSDNIESLELPESISNPTLAGSLANVRIASQTPRPEPSTASKGVTFQSMPSPIVRATGTSSATQSPVLLPGPASSSQRKTPQLSARNSRKRSTGSIHASPALLPRISPNIKPLLPGTPGMSVEDHASRLLMSKSNYQNILEGNQVPGVSYPSELSTNLTSKRTSHKIAEQGRRNRINSALQIMASLLPEGKNKIVSGDDSEQKDGKQAHASNSKASVVENAIVHMKTLEKENGDLKQELQALKEQLEKLTGSNGGSVDKTLPMINEEQCAGGGPDAQGDMKMANEAADEPQKAS; the protein is encoded by the exons ATGATGAGCTCTGCGACGTGGAATACGCAGGACCAGGCCATGGCCGCGGCCTCGGAGGACGACTTCCAGCAGTTTCTCGACATCAGCGGCATGGCCAACATGGGCGACGGAATGCAATTTGATTTCCAGGGTTTCCAGGATGACGGCTCCCACTCCATCATGGCGCAGCCTCGACAGACGGCCGACGCGCTCATGAGCGACACAGATCCCTCCAGCATGATCGCCAGAAGCGACGGCTTGCTACAGAACCACAcgccggccatggcgccgctgccgtcCCACATGATGCCGGCGTCAGCGTCGCACGAGGCGATTTCCAACATCGACGCCCAGATCCAGTATCTCCAACAGCAGAAGttccagcaacagcagcggcaacttcaggagcagcaggccaCTTTCTTCGTCAACCAAGGCCATTCTGTGCCTCCGACACCGCAGAGCCTGGAGATGACGCCTGGTAGTGGCCAGTTTTACTCCCAGGCTGAGCAGATGCCGTCAAGAGGTGCCTATGATAGGGGTTACCATCAACGGCTGGCCGAGCAGGAT ATGGCATTTACACCTCTTGTCTCGCCTGCTGTCACCCCTCTGGATCCCCATTTCAATATGGATGGTGCCTTTACTGTGCCAGGAGCGTACTTTAGTCCCCTCACTTCGCCAGCACTCCATGCTCAGAATGATTCATCATCAAACTACGACCACAACACTCACTCAAACAACTCACCGATAGACATGGACCTCGAGCCCCTCATCGTCCCTGCCGTCAACTTGGACCTctcaaaaaagacaagaaagacACAGGCCACCAAAGCCAGGAGTAAGCCTGGCGTCAAGAGCTCACCCATTTCGAAACCACTGAGACGAAAGACTGGCCCTAGCCCGGCTATGGTATCCCAGGTGCTGAGCGAAGTTGAAGAGAGGAATCTGCAAATTGAGCACGGGCTACTTCCATTGCCTGCTGCTTCTACTGATGGGTCAGACGAAAATGCATCCGTCTCGCCAGAGAACCTTTCAGAAATGCCTCCTCCCCCGATTCCCGCCAGGCGCTCAATGAGCAAATCGCCCTATATAAGGCCGCAGACGAATATGCAGCCAAATCACGCAACTGCTCTGCTCGAAGAACAGCACCTCCCTCACCCTGCCACGCCAGCTTcgctgatgaagctgcctgcctccaagacaaagaagctCACAACAAGCCATCAAGAGCCTCAGCTATCCGACAATATCGAATCACTTGAACTTCCTGAATCAATATCGAACCCGACTCTGGCTGGTAGCCTCGCCAACGTCCGAATTGCTTCCCAAACTCCTCGACCTGAGCCGAGCACGGCATCCAAGGGAGTCACGTTTCAGTCTATGCCTTCACCGATTGTGAGAGCAACAGGAACATCGTCAGCAACCCAGAGCCCTGTTCTACTGCCTGGGCCAGCTAGCTCTAGCCAGCGAAAGACACCGCAGCTCTCCGCCCGCAACAGCCGTAAGCGGTCTACGGGTTCGATCCACGCCTCTCCGGCTTTGCTACCCAGGATATCTCCCAATATCAAACCCCTACTTCCCGGCACGCCTGGAATGTCTGTTGAGGACCATGCGTCGCGACTGCTAATGTCAAAATCGAACTATCAAAACATCTTGGAAGGCAACCAAGTCCCCGGTGTATCTTACCCCAGCGAGCTGTCGACAAATCTCACGTCAAAGCGGACATCACACAAAATCGCCGAACAAGGTCGCCGTAACCGAATCAACTCTGCTTTGCAGATCATGGCAAGCCTCCTTCCGGAAGGCAAGAATAAGATAGTTTCGGGTGACGACAGCGAACAAAAGGACGGCAAGCAAGCTCACGCGTCAAACAGCAAAGCCAGCGTCGTGGAAAATGCCATTGTCCATATGAAGACGCTCGAGAAGGAGAATGGGGACTTGAAGCAAGAGCTTCAGGCCTTGaaagagcagcttgagaAGCTGACAGGATCAAACGGCGGCAGTGTCGATAAGACGCTGCCAATGATTAATGAGGAGCAATGCGCCGGCGGGGGACCGGATGCCCAAGGAGACATGAAAATGGCCAACGAGGCAGCAGACGAGCCTCAAAAGGCCAGCTGA
- a CDS encoding uncharacterized protein (BUSCO:EOG092D22W1) — MAPATRHSQNLGHVVEYIPDRLYLGAYVRTPDPDTPLPGTESPRKRASRYADGAAPAPLVTNKNPPCYFTVDDTLLYNAFHHDFGPLHIGHLYRFAIKFHDILGAKENRDRPIVFYSLADPRSRANAACMLACYMVLIQNWPPHLALAPIAQIDPPLMPFRDAGYSQADYGISVQDVVYGVWKAKEEKCCDLDNFDLDQYEMYERVEHGDFNWITPNFLAFASPQHAPVAKITEGSELYPLLPRDVAAVEDHPLLPQPFKNVLSHFSERNIGLVVRLNSHLYSPSYFESMGIQHIDMIFDDGTCPPLSMVRKFIRMAHETITVKKRGVAVHCKAGLGRTGCLIGAYLIYRHGFTANEVISFMRFMRPGMVVGPQQHWLHLNQGTFREWWIEERIERKLRREFAAAAAAAAGGHQVPSTPMRATKSSRNLQATTPSNRSPSNRTPLSEVDHDRSSNVGVHEDYLPAPTPGQPRKGARDRYQHYGRSGSEEQMLAQAAEAAAAAPPPQRRSQGNPEPEEEQLHHLRMRKQRKAAQSSNRNTEKTSTSQNAGYVIDNDASFDAENIGTVKPKSAERPSSQSGTLAKVRARRQAADSPLRSKESAGVRKTSGRVGSAGAGISPAASSTARRVSGTS; from the exons ATGGCTCCTGCTACCAGACATTCCCAGAACCTGGGCCATGTAGTCGAATACATTCCTG ACCGACTATATCTCGGCGCCTACGTGCGCACCCCGGATCCAGACACGCCGCTGCCCGGCACCGAATCGCCCCGGAAACGAGCGTCTCGATATGCCGACGGCGCTGCTCCGGCGCCTCTGGTGACCAACAAAAACCCGCCCTGCTACTTCACCGTCGACGACACTCTGCTGTACAACGCGTTCCACCACGACTTTGGCCCTCTGCACATCGGCCACCTGTACCGGTTTGCCATCAAGTTCCACGATATCCTGGGCGCCAAGGAGAACCGGGATCGGCCCATTGTCTTCTACAGTCTCGCTGACCCGAGAA GCCGCGCAAATGCTGCTTGCATGCTGGCTTGCTACATGGTTCTGATCCAAAACTGGCCGCCTCACCTGGCCTTGGCCCCGATTGCTCAGATCGACCCTCCGTTGATGCCCTTCCGAGACGCCGGCTACAGCCAGGCCGACTACGGAATCAGCGTCCAAGATGTAGTCTACGGCGTTtggaaggccaaggaggaaaagTGCTGCGACTTGGACAACTTTGACTTGGACCAGTACGAGATGTATGAGCGGGTCGAGCACGGCGACTTCAACTGGATCACGCCCAACTTCCTTGCTTTTGCCTCTCCCCAGCACGCGCCGGTGGCCAAGATTACCGAAGGCTCCGAGCTCTATCCGCTGCTACCTAGAGATGTCGCCGCAGTTGAAGATCACCCGCTTCTTCCCCAGCCCTTCAAGAATGTGCTCTCCCACTTTAGCGAACGCAACATTGGCCTGGTCGTCCGGTTGAACTCACATCTCTACTCTCCGTCTTATTTCGAGTCCATGGGAATCCAGCACATTGACATGATATTCGATGACGGAACCTGCCCACCTCTTTCCATGGTTCGCAAGTTCATTCGCATGGCCCACGAGACCATCACCGTCAAGAAGAGGGGCGTGGCTGTTCACTGCAAGGCTGGTCTGGGGCGTACTGGCTGCCTCATTGGCGCCTATCTGATCTACCGCCATGGTTTCACCGCCAACGAGGTTATTTCTTTCATGCGGTTTATGAGACCTGGCATGGTTGTTGGGCCTCAGCAGCACTGGCTGCATCTGAATCAGGGAACATTCCGCGAGTGGTGGATCGAGGAGCGCATCGAGCGAAAGCTCAGAAGGGagtttgccgctgccgccgccgctgctgctggtggccACCAAGTGCCGAGCACACCTATGCGAGCTACCAAGAGTTCGCGAAACCTGCAGGCCACGACACCCTCCAACCGAAGCCCATCCAACCGCACACCACTCAGCGAGGTGGACCACGATCGAAGTAGCAATGTCGGGGTCCATGAGGACTATCTACCAGCGCCAACACCTGGCCAGCCACGAAAGGGAGCACGAGATCGTTACCAACACTATGGTAGATCGGGCTCTGAGGAGCAGATGTTGGCACAAGCAGCagaggcggctgctgcggcgccaCCGCCTCAACGTCGATCCCAGGGGAACCCAGAGCcggaggaagagcagctgcACCACTTGCGGATGCGAAAGCAGCGCAAAGCGGCCCAGTCATCCAACCGAAATACCGAAAAGACGTCAACAAGTCAGAACGCAGGTTATGTGATTGACAATGACGCTTCTTTTGATGCCGAGAATATAGGCACCGTCAAGCCCAAATCTGCGGAAAGGCCCTCCAGCCAGTCTGGCACGCTTGCCAAGGTGCGCGCGAGACGGCAAGCGGCGGATTCACCGCTGCGGTCCAAGGAATCTGCTGGTGTCCGCAAGACGAGTGGCCGCGTGGGTAGCGCCGGGGCAGGCATATCAccagcggcatcgtcgactGCTCGAAGAGTCTCGGGCACGTCCTAG